The following nucleotide sequence is from Lytechinus pictus isolate F3 Inbred chromosome 10, Lp3.0, whole genome shotgun sequence.
TCAATCCACccttctacatgtatctatcagTCTTCTAGTATGTCATTATAAAAGTTGCTAGCCCcattacccccccaaaaaaacctAACATATCTATCTACCTGCATATTTGATGATCCCAGCCCTTGTTTCTCCATGTAGATGTCGAACGAGAAGGCATAGCGCAGACCAATGGCACAGAAGAACATCTCGATGCAGATGAGGAAGTTCTGGTAACCAGCCGACACCGTCCCCGCCGGGATGGAGGATTTACCGTCTTTTGTCGTGGCTGGGTTGATGGCTCCCGCTAGCTCAAGTATGGCCAGTAAGACACCTACAAACAGGAGAGGAATTAGCATACAATATTATTATAGCACTTctctatgatgatgatgatgataatgatgatgatgatgataatggtgatgacgatgatgatgacgacgacgacaaagatgataatggtaatgatgatgatgagggtgataatgatgatggtgatgataatgatgatgatgatgaaaacaacgacgatgataatggtgatgatgatggtgatgatgatgacgataatgatgacgatgatgatgataataatggtgatgatcatAATGGTGATGGATagaatgatggtaatgatgatatgattttttaattCTATACAGAATTAAGTAAGAAGGAATTGAATCACTGAACTTGGTAACTCTCTTAATATACATACTGCACATGAGCAGTAAAAGGCCATTATTTGAGATAAGCCAACAAGGCTATTTTCAAATTTCCTGACATATACATTTCAgatttgatgatttttcatatatgtatattcctttaaaattattattttcttcacatccaataaagagtaaaaaagtgttcataatcactggtatttggaaatgaaatattgtcttACTTGCAGCACAGAGCAATGTTTTAACATAGCAATGTTTTCCCCGGCTAATGTGCCAATAAGCAGACAATACAAcaaacaattttcaaatttgatgaCCTGATTATgctatgtcttttttttcttagaatttgaataccaCAGGTTGCTGTGTCAGAAAAGCTTACACAATACcttcatttgaaaatgttagtGCTCATCCTGATGATAAATAGGAAAGGTCATTCAAGAAAAGTTGATCTTGAATACTGAATAAGCTGGGTTTTTTCACAAATTTCGCAAATTGCTGATCAGCCGCAAAATTAACAATGCGCTAAAATGTTAACATATTTAGTAACCTGTGCCAGTGTCCCcaacagcaaagctttgctattgCAAACATGTTGTGTGGTTAAATAATTGAGATATGCACATATAATAAGGTTGAAAAAGTACAGTTAGTAATTCAAAATGTTTGCTagcatttcacttttttatttttcaaacaaaatcagagcctaaatTATTTCCAAGCATATTTTTATTCACTCCCTGAATATTGTAATTCACTATGTATTTTacaattacatgaaataatttgattttattgtcacCTGAATCTGATTGACTCAATACACAGGTACATTGGCAGCTAtacacattaatattcataagtcacatgaccagaggTTTTAGAGACACCTGTGTAAGATTCTGTTCTCAAAATTCTACATTTTTGCAATTAcaccaacttaaaaaaaaaaatgaatctaacAAAACACAGCTTCCAAAGAATTACAGATCAAACTACGCcatgatgaattttcaaatctaaaggtacaaaaaagtgaaatttaagcCAGTTTTATCACACTGTTCTTTAGAGGgatatatttatgtacaaaatacACGTCAGCATTAGGGCTTTGAGGAGcatatttttgcacatgttttGCACTATTTTTGCTTCTCCGAAAGGCTGTGGTAGTGTTTGGTACATCTCCCGATCGTGAATTCAACAACCCACAATATTGTCGGGACCCCCGCGATTCACGAAAATATCTGCACGCGAAAATATTAGCTTATACAGTAATGCGATCTGGCTTTATATAGTTATACAACAGCTACCATCGCATTCATCACAAAGCCAAATGCAACCCATTTCATCGATCCCAGAGAGATTCTGAGGTTTTGAAAATGCAGTTATGTCTTGaaactatacatgtacttggaATTCACACCttgtaatatttatatttctgcaCAAAATCAGTAGATATATTAAGCATCTTTAACAGATCATGGTTCTATGAGCTCATAAATTATTGAAAAGCAGGCTCGGCATTAAAATTGCTCTTTTCTTTAAACTGTTGTTGGCATAAAAATTTGATCACGTCATGCCGTTTCCATGGTGGGTGCAGTACTGCAGGATTTATCAAGGGATTCTTGTTTGGACTGAAAGCAAGGTTGATTGAAACGCAACGTTAATAGAATGTGATgtaagaaagagaggaagagaaaaggagagggaTAGAGAGAAACAGAAAAAGAGAGAAGTATGAAATTATAGTTTATAGAAATTACTGTATTTATAAAGGGCAATCCAGTTAAATgaagttaatatcattttcagcaAACATTGCAGAGTTACTTTGAGATATATGTAGGCCGCCATACgcaatgaatgatatgttttCATAAGTTCGCCATGATCTGGGAGAATGGTGCAAGTATTGGGCATATGCAGGATCTTCCAACATCATATCATTGAGTTTTAATCCTGATTACTTCGTCAAAACCCATgtagatttcaatattttccagtgtagttaagaaatgtaTACcaaagatggaaaaaaaagtacCAATAGCATGGCTCATGTTCTCATTCATAAGCTCTCTCCTGTCTGGGAAATGAggcaaaatcacaaaaattcCCTCCAAGTTTGTAATATCCatacaatttttcaaaataatgaataatgccacatttcattaaaaatcaaagtaatcatatatttttcaggggcgggggggggggggtagtagagATGGGTATATAATGAGGTAACACATTTATACAAAAGGGGGTCTGTGAACTTGTTTACAAagcattaatattttcttttaaagaattgagatttaagaaaaaaacacaTGAAAATGCATCAAAGGCTGAGAATCTACGTACATGGATAAAAGCAAATCACTCACTTGCGTGTTTGCAAAATCcatgtaatatttattttttctagaGTTGCAGAGAAAAGTAGGTCTATACTCATAGATGTAGAAACACAAAGGGGGTCCatacacatgtttttttttctgatcagCTCATTTTCTAACAAACAGATCCGTTTTACAGTTTAATCCAGGCAACAGAAATGTCGGCTGATACATAAAGCTGAGCTCTCGACTGTTAAATAATTCTGACGTCAATGCGTAGAGCGTCTAAAACAGGCACAGTTCAAGATGTACACAAACAAAAACTGTGGAATATCCATACTAAATGCTCACATCTCAAGAGTAAACAAAAAACTCATCTGGAAGCAAATGTCACATTTGCATTTAAAACCAAGGCAACACAAGGAAATCAATATTCCATAAAATGTAAACAAGTGggcaaggaaaaaaataaatattatggaCCTGATAATAGCTGCAGAGATTGAAACTGATACATTACTTGTAGTATTAATCTTACTCACGTTTTCTATCGGAAGAAACAGGGTATCAATCCCTTTCTcgtaaaatgagaaaagaagagaagccAGAATTTAATCACATCGCATTGACAAGAACAGAAACGGTTTGTACAAAAATAGGAATGGTTTCAAGCAATGTCATTGGTAACCATGAATATGATATGTGTTTGTAGATACCATTACTTTCTTGCAAAGCAAATGAGGGAATAATGGTAATACAAATCACAGGAACTGAAATCAAGTGATTTAATtggggaggaaaaaaaattgtgtgcaAGTAAAGAATACGAGTACTTAAAAAACAAACTACTGAAATCACTTTCCACTCGAGGATATCTGGTACTTAATATTTGAAATCTAACAACAATGTAGTACGTTTCCAATATATCTGCTTTCTACTACTCCACCCCGCCATGAAATATTGTTAAATGTGCttaaaataaagttttttttttcactttcagCTCATAGCTAATCAAACGATGGATATCAAACTGTGGTTAAAATATCATATTAGTCTGCAAGTGCAGACATAAAATGAAGCTTTAACAAATTATACCATGtttagagtgaagactagactgtCCCTGACTGTGTCGAATCATAAAGAGTAACAGGACAtgagtgaatctagtctcactacagtccgacctctcgtatccggcctccccttatccagatctctctattatccggacgcacactTGCCAAGATTTTTTTGTAACACTTTGTTTCATcgagtcattctctttctttcaaggtatgctcgatgtatacctcaaccattttagcaggtaaattatccaacagtTTTGGCCATGGATCGATTTAATTTCCGTAAAAAtaccgcctataatttgcactgacactgcagtgaatactgtctgtacGTGCGCCCACTACAATAGATAACGTGTAGCTGGGGAGCTGAGGCAGCAGctgcgtgtatttaatattgggcCTCCCAGATctggataaatcccttatccggattggtgctggtcccaacgtgtccggataagagaggtcggactgtacttCCGACTCTTCAGACTCTGTGTTACGCACTATGCGAAAACCAAAGGTCTGCAGCTCCAGACTAATAATGGTACAATCCCTGCCCAGGCCTGATAGTGCAACTCACCTTgccaaaaagagacaaaaatgatgGATTTGACGAGGAAAAACTTGAGGACGGGTTGATAAGGTGCCAGGAGGTCTTTCGCAGCAAAGTAGAAGAGAAAGAGGGCGTAGAGGGCCAAACTGACTGATATATTatagatgatggtgatgtacAAGTAGCCATCTGTAATTCTGAAAGTATAAAACAAGCATAATAATAAAAGATGGCTTTTCGAAAAAGTATTCAGATTTTATACAATTATCAACTTGTGCAATTCCCAAAATATCATAAAACAATCAGACAAATAAGCACAATAAATAAAGGGAGGAGAAATGGGGCTGATTCCAGAAATAATTTCTCTAATATAAATTGTGAACTTTGTATCACAAATTTTCTTCCTGCATTACAAAGCAATGCTTTCCCTGCTTTTTGCCTGGAGATCCCGCTTTAGCAGGGATCCCTCCTTTGCTAGAagggtaaaacaaaaataaaatacaatacagTACGGTATTCTACATTGCCTACGGTATATTTCCCGTCCAAACGTAACAGTAATATACTCATGATGGATTGGGAAAATTGCAATATCATGGCAATAGTCACTTTTCTCACGCCCTCAGCTTTTGTAGTGGAAAATATACTTTTAAGATGTGCTGTAGAAGTCCAATGAACAAACTTATACTAGGGATGGAGGGAGGGCAGCAGCATAGGGGGAGGTGAATTTCTATGAGCTATTCTCTTATTAACGTGAAACAAATATTTCTCCTCTTTAAGAAAACTAAAGAAggcttattaaaaaaattctataaTACCGCACATTGAATCATTATCACAATCTGATGATTTATCAAGGAAGAGCCGAGGAGAGCCAAGGAGGGACAAAAGTATGACAGGAAATCAAGATTAAAAGTCTAGTTTGGGAATTAGAGAAATAAAGATTATAAAAATAAGTTACCCTTGATGATTCTATTTATAAAGTATTTATActcagaaaaaaagacagacagctacaaaaaaacaatttgtgAATATTATACACTTTCTATTTCTCAGAATCTAACCTTGCAATCCATAATTAATTTCTTGACCCGATGGGCAGTTGAAGAGTTCTCAGAGAGACTGCATTCTTgaaacttatgattttcatcacTTGCTAATTAAAAACTACATAATTACCTCATAATGTTGGCTGTATAGTTTTTTATTGaaagaattttgaatgacaATTGGCTTCTTTTAAACAAATACATagacagatacatgtacatttaattcTTGTCCTTCCTTTTacttttctctcttctctcttcgACTAAATATTTGCAGAAACCACATTAAACCTATAATCCATTATAAACATCAGTATTTCAATGCTGGAATGGTGGgcttgaatataaaaaatataatcattgcaaaattcatattcatacatgtatttcctcaTATCagtgacaaaaaatatatacccagaattttacaataataatcattataataatatagagtatttctaaagcgccaatttcacattgattatgtgctcaaagtgctgagaaaaaaaaaataataaaaattacatgGAGCAGGAAGAGACAAGGATAAATGAAACACAGTCGTGACAATGAGAGGAAACTACTGGAaggcaattttaaacaaatgggtTTTTAGAGCAATTTTAAAACAATCAATGTTTGAAATACTAAGAATGGAATATGGCAACCGATTCCACAAGGATGGTCCAGCATGTGCAAATGACCAATCCCCCATGATTTCTTGGATTTAGGAACTGCAAGCAATTTGGAACCAGAAGATATTAAACATCAAGGAGGATCGTATGGCATCAACAAATTAACATTATATTCTGGGGCAGATCCATGGATACACCTCTTCAAGAATTTTTCAAAGTATTGTCTCTGTTCCGTTGATCCGAGTAATAAATGTAGACAAAGGAGATTCTGTTACAATCACAAGCGATTGACGtctggggcctgtaacacaaagcttagcaatgatcgtagaacatttttctacgattgattgcatcgactacaatgtacaatcaatcgtaaaaatcaagcatacgatcaatcgctaaccctGGGCGACATATCATAAAGCTAATAGCGATCGATCACACACAGTAGtcgatgcaatcaatcgtagtaATCAGCCCAACAATCGATCACGTAATGTAACAGGGCCCAGATTTCAGTGCGAAGTGATGTACCGGAAACAAACTTACGAGAAGTTCCCGTCTGAGTATTTTCCAAATGGGAGCAGTATGAGCGTGCAGAGGGCCATGACTGGCTTGATGAAACAGAACTGAAGGGTAGCTTGCTTGCAGAATCTAAGGAAGCCTATGGAGTAGGTCTTGCCTCTCAAACAGCATGTACAGCAGAACCAACTGGTGGGACTGAaggggaagaaataaagagaaagaattaataaaatattcaataatgaaataaaattgtggTACAGGTTTTTTATAAAACATGTACGTAACTAAGTCCATGGACAAGCATCGTTTTTAAAACTAGATATATCATAGGTGATTTATGCCCTTGTCCTATGCCATTACCATGACAACAAGAATTTAGCATTTATGAGGCACAGATTATCTCGTTGCCGATTCAATGGCACACTATATATTAACCTGGCTTTAGCAAGGTTTGAACACAAATGGAAAATGGGTCTTGCAGTGTACCAAGACCAATGTTTGTGCCAAATTCCATGAGCACTGGTAAAAAACTGAGGAAGAAGTTAGATTTACAATGATTTTTCCCGGGTTTTTAGATATAATGTGATGTTACCGttgcaacacaatttctgaaacataCATAAGTGTTTGGtgcatctttacctcaaggcaAAAGTAATAAGAATTGGTTGAATACTgatcaaaatacatattttgatCTGCAACATTTGCTATTGACCGACCACCCGACCATACGCTGATTCCTATATATACCCCCCTTAAACATTAGTTTGGTTGGGGCACAAATGTCATCCACCTTATAAAGGCAGTTGCACCCCCAAATGTTTTTTCATTCTGAAGCATATATTCTTTTAGGGTGAATTGTTAAGAATATCAAGATTTGAGCAAACTCGGCTAATGAACAGGTCCATCTGTCATCTCTACCAATGAGTAATGGGTCGCGTGCCTGCTGGAAGACTTTTATCACTTTCTATCTAAACATTCACTCCTCAAGTAGGAGAAAACATACAGATTTATGTCACCGCAAAGGTGCACTATATTGCAGTTCTGAAGAAAACCTTGATTTGGTGAGGTAAGGATTAGTAGCTCTCCGCTTTAAGTCAGACTGTCCTGCAGCTCTTAATCATCCAATCATTCTTCCTATCTGAAACCACTTACCAATATCTCTGTAAAATATAGTTTTTTATACATCAATTTTCAAATACAGGACTTGATAACTTGAAAGGCAATTTATACATTTATCCACATTGGGGAcaatatattcaatttttcctAATTCTTCATCCACCAACTGGATATTGTTTTGCTATCAGGAGGATCACTTCTTCAAAAAAATCCTAGCAAAAAAGGCAAAGATAATGGACCTGTAATCCCATCCTCCATTTCTTCACACGTCATACCATAATCCCTGAAATAAACAAGAAATACATACATTCCTGGGCCCCTAGAATGGAAGTTGTTATCTCTCATCAtccagagagaaagagatagagaaaaaaagagagaaaacttAAAGGTTTCAAAGTCTTGTCTTACAactgaatctatttttatttcaatctaaCAAGATTCTATTGTGCTGAGAGTAACAAATCATTATCGGCATGATAAAAGTATAAATCAAGTAAGTATATCATACATGttaaatgattaaaattgtTTCAaccgtatacatgtacaaaggaATTTGTCTCCTctacaaatgtacatgtatctgagaCTATAGGCTAATAAGAAAGGGCcaatattttcttacaaaataaatgtaaaagcTTTCTGTCTGCTATTAATGCTAATGAAAATTGTTCATATGATAGATTGATGGTTAACTTTCAtatgctttttttattttagcattaagagaaaaatattatcacTATCGCAAATCAAGCACGACTTTAAGGAGATGCAGACAATCTGGAAATGTAAGAAGCAATTCATCAGTTGCTTAATGGCCTTGGAGAAGCATCTATGACGAAGTTGAAGATGTTGAAAGGGAATATTGGAGACTGTTTCACAAGATTCAGGGACGTGAGAAATCGATAAATATCAGCTGGTGTTTACAAGCTAGCCCTGATAATGGAGGGGGGATACTAgtctgcacattcagacccttcactcgagtgcagggtctgaatgtgcagccttctcgtgccttgtgtactgaaggcaaggccctctcgctcaggaattgaaacagcaagttttgtatgtgctagtctttgcgtggagacacacttgctgatcaaagtttcaatcagggcctgtgcctgcagactagggggATACAGGCAAattagtagaccggccaaaagtaaaaaagtgctctagataaggattcgacggcaaaatttgttaatgcttggcatcccagctaaaagtcttgcaaaaatacccaggaatagcgtatggccggatgccaagcgcaattttgcgtgaaagtgtcatttttagcgtaaaaactgaaagcatgtcgaaaatcacgcattttgatattttgacggattatcatcatatttttaattatctttgatatgaaattatttttattcagagttacaaattataagtctcataaatatgcattttaaatttgaatattacacacacacatatggcacagggaaacataaaaccgcgatttcctcaaaataaaagtttgtgaaaactatcaatagtttgaagtttttttacgcagcttaaattcttcgatttaactgcgtttatccatcaaatgtaaagtaaatgtcctaatgtcacaaatattaaaagaattttcaagtaagatggaagatatctcactttatgttatccgaaaggagacaatgtgcattttaccaggcgcgcattttgaaagaaaaattgaaaataccgtacattatgtacataattacatgtataaatacatactaaagcgagtttttaattacatgtataagtgcattctaaagcgagtttttaattggatagcacaatttgtcaattctttgcatcccagctaaaagtcttgcggaagtcctgaggaataacgtacgggcggatgccaagcgcaattttgcgtgaaactgtcatttttagcgtaaaatctgaaagaatgtcgaaaatcacgcattttgatattttgacggattattttaatatttctgattatctttgatatgcaattatttttattcagagtttcataTTTTAAGtcttataaatatgaatatcaaatttgaatattacacacacacatatggcacagggaaacataaaaccgcgatttcctccaaataaaagtttgtgaaaactatcaatagtttaaagttttttacgcaacttaaattcttcgatttaaaagcgtttctcaatcgaatgtatagtaaatgtcctaatgccacaaaaattaaaagaattttcaagtaagatggaatatatctcattttatgttatccgaaaggagacaatgtgcattttaccaggcgcgcattttgaaagaaaaattgaaaataccgtacattatttacataattacatgtataagttcatactaaagcgagtttttaattacacgtataagtacatactaaagcgagtttttaattgaatagcacaatttgtcaattctttgcatcccagcttaAAAGTCTTGCagaaatactgaggaataacgtacgggcggatgccaagtgcacttttgcgtgaaagtatcatttttagcgtaaaatctgaaagactgtcgaaaatcacgcattttgaccTTTTGACGGGATTTGTAAGAAATTGTGATTCCCTTTGATATGCGATCATTTATATTTGaactttcaaattataagtctactaaatatgcatttcaatttggaatattacacacacatatatggcaatatgacataaaaatagtgattttactaaaaataaaagattgTGAACACTATCAATAATTCTTTAAGCTTTTTACAATTTAAATTCTTCGATATAAattggttcatctattgaatatcgttagtttctaatgtcacaaatattaaatgaattttcaagttagATGGAAGATATATTTTCTGAAAGGGGACATGCAAAATTTATCGggaatggggaggggggcattttgaatgtaaacttgaagatactgtaaattattaacataattacatgaataagtacatacttaaaacgagttacaaaatttctggccgcaactgcctctcccccccccccccgcctccccccccccacccgctGCCTAAGGTCATGTATAATGTAGTGTCCGAAAGGATTACATGGAGCTGAAAGTGTCCcgttttcaagataatataccactagcgtaaaggggggggggggcagactgcccccgacgagtcacaactcatgcaggggatgTACCCCTGCCCCCTGGCTTATTTAgtcctgctctgctatgcatgcaggcgagacaaaaataggtattgccgtattgccatatttttttagactttgataatccaataattgaagtaaaatgtaaATTGACAGTGTAgtttaaaaatgctaattcgatcgttttattcatacatgtttattttctatgcactagcgtacctacgggtggggggcagagggggcagtttgcccccctgacgagtcccaacccatgcaaaagacgtatccatgccccccccccccccgacgagcttgaagaccttttttgcccccccccctgacgagcttgaagacttttttttgcttgttaaattttttggccgacggttttgccccccctgtggaaaatactaggtacgctactgtttttatgattttggatatagatattcctacaaaattataattaccatggtaacggcaaattaaatatcagacctatttatgaatatcgccacaggtagatttacgttcagcaccaattaattcgcggaaatagcaagaagatcgaactctacaaaagtaaacataatcctaTATACTATCATGACGAGTATTgcactgattaatattagtatgtgcaatatagatgtaatattgtgcgctgtttgtattttatcagaaatgcgcatccgataaatgtacattgttatctttcgcatatataacataaaatgatatatcttgcatcttatttcaacatttattttcactatatgtgccatgacaacaattattatgtatttattcggtcagcgctaaaattgacgaaattgagatgcagaacacaaacattatactattgatagttttcacaaactattattttcagtaaatcacgattttatatttcatattgccatatatgtgtgtgtaatattccaaattgaaatgcatatttatgagacttacaatatgaaactctgaataaaaataattccatatcaaagataatcaaaaatatgatgataatccgtcaaaatatcaaaatgcgtgattttcgacattctttcagatttcacgcaaaaaatgatactttcacgcaaaagtgcacttggcatccgcccgtacgttattcctcagtatttccgcaagaatttgagctgggatgcaaagaattgacaaattgtgctatccaattaaaaactcgctttagtatgtacttatacatgaaattaaaaactcgctttagtatgttgtacttatacatgtaattatgtacataatgtacggtattttcaatttttctttcaaaatgcacgcatggtaaaatgcacattgtctcctttcggataacataaaatgagatatattccatcttacttgaaaattcttttaatttttgtggcattaggacatttactatacattcgattgagaaacgcttttaaatcgaagaatttaagttacgtaaaaaactttaaactattgatagttttcacaaacttttatttggaGGAAATCGCGgatttatgtttccctgtgccatatgtgtgtgtgtaatattcaaatttgaaatgcatatttatgagacttataatttgaaactctgaataaaaataattgcatatcaaagatgataaaaaatatcaaaataatccgtcaaaatatcaaaatgcgtgattttcgacattctttcagattttacgctaaaaatgacagtttcacgcacaattgcgcttggcatccggccgtacgctattcctgggtatttttgcaagactattagctgggacgccaagcattagcaagcattaacaaattttgccgtccaaagtataaaaaatcgttttggccggtctactaaaTAGCTTTAAAAGCAGAAGTTGGTCTGTAGGCCTCCCTGAGAAAAGCGATAAATATAGATATTCTCTATTGAAAAGCACAGTGAGAtcgctcctcctcctcctcctcttcctctctctctctctctctaccctcCAAAGATGCAGAAAATAAAGACTAGATGCTATCATTTCAGTCATGACTGCCATTGACAAGGCTTCTGTCGACTTGATAAAGTGCCTTTTGGCTCTTTAGTGAGaaacataacaaataatatGATTAGGCTATTTTTACAGTTGCTCAGACGGTAGAATGAGGGTTTTGATTCCCACTTGCTGCACTAGTGCCCTTCGGTATTAGGCAGTTATCCTCACTATCAGGTTCCTTGGAGTGGACCTTATAC
It contains:
- the LOC129269649 gene encoding transmembrane protein 184B-like isoform X1, with amino-acid sequence MSEIRGNPITPTSWFCCTCCLRGKTYSIGFLRFCKQATLQFCFIKPVMALCTLILLPFGKYSDGNFSITDGYLYITIIYNISVSLALYALFLFYFAAKDLLAPYQPVLKFFLVKSIIFVSFWQGVLLAILELAGAINPATTKDGKSSIPAGTVSAGYQNFLICIEMFFCAIGLRYAFSFDIYMEKQGLGSSNMQQSISNNLKDTVNPRDMFNDTIHNFSPAYQQYMQQGTMSDDMDSGFYHHYPQNNGREMVNPASGGGGNSSSSNGGGSIMGKGRGGVGGGSKRSGHTEKTTLLSSDDEY
- the LOC129269649 gene encoding transmembrane protein 184B-like isoform X2 → MSEIRGNPITPTSWFCCTCCLRGKTYSIGFLRFCKQATLQFCFIKPVMALCTLILLPFGKYSDGNFSITDGYLYITIIYNISVSLALYALFLFYFAAKDLLAPYQPVLKFFLVKSIIFVSFWQGVLLAILELAGAINPATTKDGKSSIPAGTVSAGYQNFLICIEMFFCAIGLRYAFSFDIYMEKQGLGSSNMQSISNNLKDTVNPRDMFNDTIHNFSPAYQQYMQQGTMSDDMDSGFYHHYPQNNGREMVNPASGGGGNSSSSNGGGSIMGKGRGGVGGGSKRSGHTEKTTLLSSDDEY